One window of Papaver somniferum cultivar HN1 chromosome 9, ASM357369v1, whole genome shotgun sequence genomic DNA carries:
- the LOC113309782 gene encoding protein NRT1/ PTR FAMILY 5.6-like isoform X3, whose translation MMPLLGGFLADAYFGRFWMVLISSTIYVLGLILLTMSELIPGLKPCDVVMSGSSTTTVCHHRSPKVHEVVFFIAIYLISIGTGGHKPSLESFGADQFDENHAQERKKKMSYFNWWNFGLCSGLILGVTVVAHIQQKISWAAGDIIITVVMIATIVVFCAGRPFYRYRKAKQGSPLSPMIQVIVAAIIKRNLPYPSNPVQLYDETNHPTPLRQTDKFRFLDKAGIVEESNKEEIEKAVSSISTQSKIQRNPWRLTTVTSVEELKLLLNMIPIWLTTLTFGICLTQATTFFIKQGTHMNRKIGDGGFELPPASTFCLAAIGMILTICVYDRILVPWLRRLKRNERGINILPRIGIGMAFTMLAMVIAALVERKRLGVAHSSSGKTLMSVFWIAPQFLVYGIGDGFALVGLQEYFYDQSPDSMRSLGIAFYLSVLGVADFLSSILIIVVDRVSGMNGRSSWFGKDMNESRIDNFYWLLAGMNGMNLIVYTLLARKYTYNNSIKNKISNTGSNDHV comes from the exons ATGATGCCTCTCCTTGGTGGTTTTCTAGCAGATGCTTACTTTGGCAGGTTCTGGATGGTTCTAATTTCATCAACAATCTATGTCTTG GGTTTAATACTGCTGACAATGTCAGAGCTCATCCCTGGCCTGAAGCCTTGTGACGTTGTCATGAGTGGTAGCAGTACAACTACAGTGTGCCATCATAGATCACCGAAGGTTCATGAGGTGGTCTTTTTCATTGCAATCTACTTGATCTCTATAGGCACTGGTGGTCACAAGCCTTCATTGGAAAGTTTTGGGGCAGATCAATTTGATGAAAATCATGCACAagagaggaaaaagaagatgTCATACTTCAACTGGTGGAATTTTGGTCTCTGCAGTGGACTGATCCTAGGTGTCACTGTGGTTGCTCACATCCAACAGAAAATTAGCTGGGCTGCTGGCGATATTATTATCACTGTCGTTATGATTGCCACCATCGTAGTGTTCTGTGCTGGGAGGCCATTTTACCGGTACAGAAAAGCCAAGCAGGGGAGTCCCCTGTCCCCAATGATTCAGGTTATAGTAGCAGCCATCATCAAGAGGAATCTTCCatatccttcaaatcctgtccAGTTATATGACGAGACAAACCATCCAACACCTCTACGACAGACTGACAAGTTCAG ATTTCTCGACAAAGCTGGAATAGTTGAAGAGAGCAATAAGGAAGAAATTGAGAAAGCTGTATCATCGATTTCAACCCAATCGAAGATCCAGAGAAATCCCTGGAGACTAACAACAGTGACAAGTGTAGAGGAATTGAAGCTGCTCTTAAACATGATTCCCATTTGGTTGACAACATTGACATTTGGCATATGTTTAACACAGGCAACAACATTCTTCATCAAGCAAGGTACCCATATGAACCGGAAGATTGGTGATGGTGGATTTGAACTGCCACCAGCCTCAACCTTTTGTCTGGCAGCCATTGGAATGATACTCACCATATGTGTCTACGACAGGATTCTAGTACCCTGGCTGCGAAGACTTAAAAGGAATGAGAGAGGTATAAATATCCTCCCAAGGATAGGAATTGGTATGGCGTTCACTATGTTGGCAATGGTAATTGCAGCTTTGGTGGAAAGGAAAAGACTAGGTGTTGCACATAGTTCGTCAGGAAAGACATTGATGAGTGTGTTTTGGATAGCACCTCAGTTCTTGGTATATGGTATTGGAGATGGTTTTGCTCTGGTGGGTCTGCAAGAATACTTTTACGACCAATCGCCAGATAGCATGAGAAGCTTGGGCATTGCGTTTTACCTGAGTGTGCTTGGAGTTGCAGATTTTCTGAGCAGTATACTGATAATAGTTGTGGATCGAGTAAGTGGAATGAATGGAAGGAGTAGCTGGTTTGGGAAGGACATGAATGAGAGCAGAATAGATAACTTTTACTGGCTATTGGCTGGCATGAACGGGATGAACTTGATTGTGTACACATTGTTGGCTAGGAAGTATACTTACAATAACAGCATCAAAAACAAGATCAGCAATACTGGCAGTAACGATCATGTCTAA
- the LOC113309782 gene encoding protein NRT1/ PTR FAMILY 5.6-like isoform X1: MDEQKQLVLVGMDYDAGAKDDKNLETINQKQWVNDSSVDHKGRRPLRASTGVWKAALFIIAIEFGERLSYFVISTNLIVYLTKVVHQDLKTAAKNVNYWSGVTTMMPLLGGFLADAYFGRFWMVLISSTIYVLGLILLTMSELIPGLKPCDVVMSGSSTTTVCHHRSPKVHEVVFFIAIYLISIGTGGHKPSLESFGADQFDENHAQERKKKMSYFNWWNFGLCSGLILGVTVVAHIQQKISWAAGDIIITVVMIATIVVFCAGRPFYRYRKAKQGSPLSPMIQVIVAAIIKRNLPYPSNPVQLYDETNHPTPLRQTDKFRFLDKAGIVEESNKEEIEKAVSSISTQSKIQRNPWRLTTVTSVEELKLLLNMIPIWLTTLTFGICLTQATTFFIKQGTHMNRKIGDGGFELPPASTFCLAAIGMILTICVYDRILVPWLRRLKRNERGINILPRIGIGMAFTMLAMVIAALVERKRLGVAHSSSGKTLMSVFWIAPQFLVYGIGDGFALVGLQEYFYDQSPDSMRSLGIAFYLSVLGVADFLSSILIIVVDRVSGMNGRSSWFGKDMNESRIDNFYWLLAGMNGMNLIVYTLLARKYTYNNSIKNKISNTGSNDHV; encoded by the exons ATGGATGAGCAGAAGCAACTAGTGCTGGTTGGAATGGATTATGATGCAGGGGCAAAGGATGACAAGAATTTGGAAACAATCAATCAAAAGCAATGGGTGAATGATTCGTCCGTGGATCATAAGGGAAGACGTCCTCTTAGAGCCTCTACTGGTGTTTGGAAGGCCGCTCTTTTTATCATCG CAATTGAGTTTGGTGAAAGGTTGAGTTACTTTGTGATTTCAACAAATCTCATCGTCTATCTCACCAAAGTGGTTCATCAAGATCTCAAGACAGCCGCCAAAAACGTCAACTATTGGTCAGGAGTAACCACCATGATGCCTCTCCTTGGTGGTTTTCTAGCAGATGCTTACTTTGGCAGGTTCTGGATGGTTCTAATTTCATCAACAATCTATGTCTTG GGTTTAATACTGCTGACAATGTCAGAGCTCATCCCTGGCCTGAAGCCTTGTGACGTTGTCATGAGTGGTAGCAGTACAACTACAGTGTGCCATCATAGATCACCGAAGGTTCATGAGGTGGTCTTTTTCATTGCAATCTACTTGATCTCTATAGGCACTGGTGGTCACAAGCCTTCATTGGAAAGTTTTGGGGCAGATCAATTTGATGAAAATCATGCACAagagaggaaaaagaagatgTCATACTTCAACTGGTGGAATTTTGGTCTCTGCAGTGGACTGATCCTAGGTGTCACTGTGGTTGCTCACATCCAACAGAAAATTAGCTGGGCTGCTGGCGATATTATTATCACTGTCGTTATGATTGCCACCATCGTAGTGTTCTGTGCTGGGAGGCCATTTTACCGGTACAGAAAAGCCAAGCAGGGGAGTCCCCTGTCCCCAATGATTCAGGTTATAGTAGCAGCCATCATCAAGAGGAATCTTCCatatccttcaaatcctgtccAGTTATATGACGAGACAAACCATCCAACACCTCTACGACAGACTGACAAGTTCAG ATTTCTCGACAAAGCTGGAATAGTTGAAGAGAGCAATAAGGAAGAAATTGAGAAAGCTGTATCATCGATTTCAACCCAATCGAAGATCCAGAGAAATCCCTGGAGACTAACAACAGTGACAAGTGTAGAGGAATTGAAGCTGCTCTTAAACATGATTCCCATTTGGTTGACAACATTGACATTTGGCATATGTTTAACACAGGCAACAACATTCTTCATCAAGCAAGGTACCCATATGAACCGGAAGATTGGTGATGGTGGATTTGAACTGCCACCAGCCTCAACCTTTTGTCTGGCAGCCATTGGAATGATACTCACCATATGTGTCTACGACAGGATTCTAGTACCCTGGCTGCGAAGACTTAAAAGGAATGAGAGAGGTATAAATATCCTCCCAAGGATAGGAATTGGTATGGCGTTCACTATGTTGGCAATGGTAATTGCAGCTTTGGTGGAAAGGAAAAGACTAGGTGTTGCACATAGTTCGTCAGGAAAGACATTGATGAGTGTGTTTTGGATAGCACCTCAGTTCTTGGTATATGGTATTGGAGATGGTTTTGCTCTGGTGGGTCTGCAAGAATACTTTTACGACCAATCGCCAGATAGCATGAGAAGCTTGGGCATTGCGTTTTACCTGAGTGTGCTTGGAGTTGCAGATTTTCTGAGCAGTATACTGATAATAGTTGTGGATCGAGTAAGTGGAATGAATGGAAGGAGTAGCTGGTTTGGGAAGGACATGAATGAGAGCAGAATAGATAACTTTTACTGGCTATTGGCTGGCATGAACGGGATGAACTTGATTGTGTACACATTGTTGGCTAGGAAGTATACTTACAATAACAGCATCAAAAACAAGATCAGCAATACTGGCAGTAACGATCATGTCTAA
- the LOC113309782 gene encoding protein NRT1/ PTR FAMILY 5.6-like isoform X2, producing the protein MDYDAGAKDDKNLETINQKQWVNDSSVDHKGRRPLRASTGVWKAALFIIAIEFGERLSYFVISTNLIVYLTKVVHQDLKTAAKNVNYWSGVTTMMPLLGGFLADAYFGRFWMVLISSTIYVLGLILLTMSELIPGLKPCDVVMSGSSTTTVCHHRSPKVHEVVFFIAIYLISIGTGGHKPSLESFGADQFDENHAQERKKKMSYFNWWNFGLCSGLILGVTVVAHIQQKISWAAGDIIITVVMIATIVVFCAGRPFYRYRKAKQGSPLSPMIQVIVAAIIKRNLPYPSNPVQLYDETNHPTPLRQTDKFRFLDKAGIVEESNKEEIEKAVSSISTQSKIQRNPWRLTTVTSVEELKLLLNMIPIWLTTLTFGICLTQATTFFIKQGTHMNRKIGDGGFELPPASTFCLAAIGMILTICVYDRILVPWLRRLKRNERGINILPRIGIGMAFTMLAMVIAALVERKRLGVAHSSSGKTLMSVFWIAPQFLVYGIGDGFALVGLQEYFYDQSPDSMRSLGIAFYLSVLGVADFLSSILIIVVDRVSGMNGRSSWFGKDMNESRIDNFYWLLAGMNGMNLIVYTLLARKYTYNNSIKNKISNTGSNDHV; encoded by the exons ATGGATTATGATGCAGGGGCAAAGGATGACAAGAATTTGGAAACAATCAATCAAAAGCAATGGGTGAATGATTCGTCCGTGGATCATAAGGGAAGACGTCCTCTTAGAGCCTCTACTGGTGTTTGGAAGGCCGCTCTTTTTATCATCG CAATTGAGTTTGGTGAAAGGTTGAGTTACTTTGTGATTTCAACAAATCTCATCGTCTATCTCACCAAAGTGGTTCATCAAGATCTCAAGACAGCCGCCAAAAACGTCAACTATTGGTCAGGAGTAACCACCATGATGCCTCTCCTTGGTGGTTTTCTAGCAGATGCTTACTTTGGCAGGTTCTGGATGGTTCTAATTTCATCAACAATCTATGTCTTG GGTTTAATACTGCTGACAATGTCAGAGCTCATCCCTGGCCTGAAGCCTTGTGACGTTGTCATGAGTGGTAGCAGTACAACTACAGTGTGCCATCATAGATCACCGAAGGTTCATGAGGTGGTCTTTTTCATTGCAATCTACTTGATCTCTATAGGCACTGGTGGTCACAAGCCTTCATTGGAAAGTTTTGGGGCAGATCAATTTGATGAAAATCATGCACAagagaggaaaaagaagatgTCATACTTCAACTGGTGGAATTTTGGTCTCTGCAGTGGACTGATCCTAGGTGTCACTGTGGTTGCTCACATCCAACAGAAAATTAGCTGGGCTGCTGGCGATATTATTATCACTGTCGTTATGATTGCCACCATCGTAGTGTTCTGTGCTGGGAGGCCATTTTACCGGTACAGAAAAGCCAAGCAGGGGAGTCCCCTGTCCCCAATGATTCAGGTTATAGTAGCAGCCATCATCAAGAGGAATCTTCCatatccttcaaatcctgtccAGTTATATGACGAGACAAACCATCCAACACCTCTACGACAGACTGACAAGTTCAG ATTTCTCGACAAAGCTGGAATAGTTGAAGAGAGCAATAAGGAAGAAATTGAGAAAGCTGTATCATCGATTTCAACCCAATCGAAGATCCAGAGAAATCCCTGGAGACTAACAACAGTGACAAGTGTAGAGGAATTGAAGCTGCTCTTAAACATGATTCCCATTTGGTTGACAACATTGACATTTGGCATATGTTTAACACAGGCAACAACATTCTTCATCAAGCAAGGTACCCATATGAACCGGAAGATTGGTGATGGTGGATTTGAACTGCCACCAGCCTCAACCTTTTGTCTGGCAGCCATTGGAATGATACTCACCATATGTGTCTACGACAGGATTCTAGTACCCTGGCTGCGAAGACTTAAAAGGAATGAGAGAGGTATAAATATCCTCCCAAGGATAGGAATTGGTATGGCGTTCACTATGTTGGCAATGGTAATTGCAGCTTTGGTGGAAAGGAAAAGACTAGGTGTTGCACATAGTTCGTCAGGAAAGACATTGATGAGTGTGTTTTGGATAGCACCTCAGTTCTTGGTATATGGTATTGGAGATGGTTTTGCTCTGGTGGGTCTGCAAGAATACTTTTACGACCAATCGCCAGATAGCATGAGAAGCTTGGGCATTGCGTTTTACCTGAGTGTGCTTGGAGTTGCAGATTTTCTGAGCAGTATACTGATAATAGTTGTGGATCGAGTAAGTGGAATGAATGGAAGGAGTAGCTGGTTTGGGAAGGACATGAATGAGAGCAGAATAGATAACTTTTACTGGCTATTGGCTGGCATGAACGGGATGAACTTGATTGTGTACACATTGTTGGCTAGGAAGTATACTTACAATAACAGCATCAAAAACAAGATCAGCAATACTGGCAGTAACGATCATGTCTAA